In Nasonia vitripennis strain AsymCx chromosome 2, Nvit_psr_1.1, whole genome shotgun sequence, a genomic segment contains:
- the LOC100117899 gene encoding uncharacterized protein LOC100117899 isoform X2 codes for MGARRESVWWPWGTGTILLAALLLTGSGFVGAQPAKTGELPAYSMIKSLPDGEIQRIVRWNGICAREVAVDWGKTYLTLREIWLEGGRLKLNLVYQERILTDCTEELIKPGKEEDVCGSELQWASHVTEQQVKVKVSLYGNGTDRAAEAIPLEFPWLRSTLDEMRQRCALVQVPKSSSSSRSRVAAVPAVQDEEKKSLVRSKRGIRELVIAPGTKWCGPHRLAYSYKDLGALDGLDRCCRRHDHCPRAIAPFSERYGLFNYMPFTLSHCGCDERFRTCLKMTGTSSANLIGKIFFNMVQTKCFALKPSKICVKRSWWGKCEKHEYKKQGYLRDNISY; via the exons ATGGGTGCCAGGAGAGAATCGGTATGGTGGCCCTGGGGTACCGGTACGATTCTGCTGGCAGCTCTGCTGCTGACGGGATCGGGATTCGTCGGAGCTCAGCCCGCCAAAACCGGCGAGCTGCCGGCTTACTCGATGATCAAGTCCCTGCCGGACGGCGAGATTCAGAGGATCGTCAGGTGGAACGGGATCTGCGCCAGGGAGGTCGCCGTCGATTGGGG AAAAACTTACCTGACTCTCCGGGAGATATGGCTGGAAGGCGGCCGGCTGAAGCTGAACCTGGTTTATCAGGAGCGCATCTTAACCGACTGCACAGAGGAGCTAATTAAGCCCGGCAAAGAGGAAGACGTCTGCGGCTCGGAGCTACAGTGGGCCAGCCATGTTACCGAACAGCAGGTCAAAGTCAAGGTCAGCCTTTACGGAAACGGCACCGATCGAGCCGCCGAGGCGATACCGCTGGAATTCCCTTGGCTGAGGTCCACCCTCGACGAGATGAGACAACGCTGCGCACTCGTGCAAGTTCCTAAATC cagcagcagcagcagaagtcGAGTAGCCGCAGTTCCAGCGGTGCAGGACGAGGAGAAAAAGTCATTGGTCCGCTCGAAACGGGGAATCCGCGAACTGGTCATAGCGCCGGGTACCAAGTGGTGCGGGCCCCATAGATTGGCCTACAGCTACAAGGACCTCGGCGCCTTGGACGGACTGGACAGATGCTGCCGTCGCCACGACCATTGTCCCCGAGCCATCGCGCCCTTCTCCGAGAGATACGGACTGTTCAATTACATGCCCTTCACCCTCAGCCACTGCGGCTGCGACGAAAG ATTCAGAACGTGTCTAAAGATGACGGGAACGTCGTCGGCGAACCTGATCGGCAAGATTTTCTTCAACATGGTCCAGACGAAGTGCTTCGCGCTAAAACCGTCGAAGATCTGCGTGAAACGATCCTGGTGGGGGAAATGCGAGAAGCACGAATACAAGAAGCAGGGATACCTGCGAGACAACATCTCCTACTGA
- the LOC100117935 gene encoding putative inorganic phosphate cotransporter, whose translation MLTSLKHCCAPIPQRWIFAFMSFLALVMAYGMRVSISITITEMVKHIEKNVTIDEETCPKDESSAPKNTTGTGAGTYDWDEETQGIILSSFYWGYVITQLPGALLAEKFGGKQTLGLGMLCTAILTIAIPFAVTWGESTALIVLRVLMGLGEGVTLPALNVMLAQWVPPDERSKTGSFVYVGAPLGTVFATAISGVILKYTSWPIVFYFFGGIGIVWYFIWLVTCYNTPREHPFISDKEATFLHQELSAVAHVNPPPVPWRHLLKSMPLWALISVQIGHDWGFYTISTELPKYMSSVLHYSVDQNGYLSSLPYIGMWLCCTFMSWLADWLISKGHMAITTVRKVGTTIASVGPGLFVIAASYVGCDRTLVVVMFTLGVTLLGSGIPSLKVNALDLSPNYAGTVMAISNGAAACTGIITPYLTGVLTPDQTLSQWRVVFWIIFVVLMVSNVFYLIFASGKVADWNDPILMKRNKAEQKRAQEAAAFEASRKATEVY comes from the exons ATGCTAACCAGTTTGAAGCACTGtt GTGCGCCGATTCCGCAACGATGGATTTTTGCCTTTATGAGCTTCTTAGCTCTTGTAATGGCTTATGGGATGCGAGTCAGTATTTCTATTACTATAACTGAAATGGTAAAGCATATAGAGAAGAACGTTACGATAGACGAGGAAACGTGTCCGAAAGATGAAAGCAGCGCTCCGAAAAATACGACAGGTACAGGTGCAGGCACTTACGATTGGGATGAAGAAACACAG gGTATCATCTTATCTTCATTTTACTGGGGATACGTAATCACTCAATTACCAGGAGCATTGCTCGCCGAAAAGTTTGGCGGCAAGCAAACTCTTGGACTCGGAATGCTTTGCACAGCGATACTTACTATAGCTATTCCATTTGCCGTCACTTGGGGAGAATCGACTGCTCTGATCGTTCTTCGAGTATTGATGGGCTTAGGCGAAGGAGTAACTTTACCGGCCCTAAATGTGATGCTCGCTCAATGGGTACCACCAGATGAGAGATCCAAGACAGGATCCTTTGTATACGTAGGTGCACCTTTGGGTACTGTGTTTGCCACTGCAATTTCCGGTGTGATTTTAAAGTACACCAGCTGGCCAATAGTATTTTATTTCTTCGGCGGTATCGGTATTGTCTGGTACTTTATCTGGCTCGTGACCTGCTACAATACACCTCGTGAACATCCCTTCATCTCGGATAAGGAAGCGACTTTTTTGCATCAAGAGCTCAGCGCAGTAGCTCACGTAAATCCACCACCAGTGCCTTGGAGACATCTATTGAAATCGATGCCCTTGTGGGCTCTGATATCGGTACAAATCGGCCACGACTGGGGCTTCTACACCATCTCCACCGAGCTACCCAAGTATATGAGCAGTGTTCTCCACTATTCGGTGGATCAGAATGGCTACCTCAGCTCGTTGCCGTACATTGGCATGTGGCTGTGCTGTACGTTCATGTCCTGGTTGGCCGATTGGCTCATCTCAAAGGGTCACATGGCAATTACTACTGTTAGAAAAGTTGGCACTACCATTGCATCTGTGGGTCCAGGATTGTTTGTCATCGCTGCATCTTACGTCGGTTGCGACAGGACCTTGGTTGTGGTCATGTTCACACTTGGTGTTACGTTGCTAGGAAGTGGTATTCCCAGTCTCAAGGTGAATGCACTCGATCTCAGTCCGAATTATGCTGGAACCGTGATGGCCATCAGTAATGGAGCAGCGGCTTGTACAGGAATCATCACACCGTATCTAACGGGTGTGCTAACGCCGGACCAAACGCTCAGTCAGTGGCGCGTAGTATTTTGGATCATATTTGTTGTACTCATGGTatctaatgtattttatttaatatttgctagCGGTAAAGTTGCTGATTGGAACGATCCCATTCTTATGAAACGCAATAAAGCCGAGCAAAAGAGGGCCCAAGAGGCCGCAGCGTTTGAAGCCTCGAGAAAAGCGACAGAAGTGTATTaa
- the LOC100117899 gene encoding uncharacterized protein LOC100117899 isoform X1, whose product MGARRESVWWPWGTGTILLAALLLTGSGFVGAQPAKTGELPAYSMIKSLPDGEIQRIVRWNGICAREVAVDWGKTYLTLREIWLEGGRLKLNLVYQERILTDCTEELIKPGKEEDVCGSELQWASHVTEQQVKVKVSLYGNGTDRAAEAIPLEFPWLRSTLDEMRQRCALVQVPKSSSSSSRSRVAAVPAVQDEEKKSLVRSKRGIRELVIAPGTKWCGPHRLAYSYKDLGALDGLDRCCRRHDHCPRAIAPFSERYGLFNYMPFTLSHCGCDERFRTCLKMTGTSSANLIGKIFFNMVQTKCFALKPSKICVKRSWWGKCEKHEYKKQGYLRDNISY is encoded by the exons ATGGGTGCCAGGAGAGAATCGGTATGGTGGCCCTGGGGTACCGGTACGATTCTGCTGGCAGCTCTGCTGCTGACGGGATCGGGATTCGTCGGAGCTCAGCCCGCCAAAACCGGCGAGCTGCCGGCTTACTCGATGATCAAGTCCCTGCCGGACGGCGAGATTCAGAGGATCGTCAGGTGGAACGGGATCTGCGCCAGGGAGGTCGCCGTCGATTGGGG AAAAACTTACCTGACTCTCCGGGAGATATGGCTGGAAGGCGGCCGGCTGAAGCTGAACCTGGTTTATCAGGAGCGCATCTTAACCGACTGCACAGAGGAGCTAATTAAGCCCGGCAAAGAGGAAGACGTCTGCGGCTCGGAGCTACAGTGGGCCAGCCATGTTACCGAACAGCAGGTCAAAGTCAAGGTCAGCCTTTACGGAAACGGCACCGATCGAGCCGCCGAGGCGATACCGCTGGAATTCCCTTGGCTGAGGTCCACCCTCGACGAGATGAGACAACGCTGCGCACTCGTGCAAGTTCCTAAATC cagcagcagcagcagcagaagtcGAGTAGCCGCAGTTCCAGCGGTGCAGGACGAGGAGAAAAAGTCATTGGTCCGCTCGAAACGGGGAATCCGCGAACTGGTCATAGCGCCGGGTACCAAGTGGTGCGGGCCCCATAGATTGGCCTACAGCTACAAGGACCTCGGCGCCTTGGACGGACTGGACAGATGCTGCCGTCGCCACGACCATTGTCCCCGAGCCATCGCGCCCTTCTCCGAGAGATACGGACTGTTCAATTACATGCCCTTCACCCTCAGCCACTGCGGCTGCGACGAAAG ATTCAGAACGTGTCTAAAGATGACGGGAACGTCGTCGGCGAACCTGATCGGCAAGATTTTCTTCAACATGGTCCAGACGAAGTGCTTCGCGCTAAAACCGTCGAAGATCTGCGTGAAACGATCCTGGTGGGGGAAATGCGAGAAGCACGAATACAAGAAGCAGGGATACCTGCGAGACAACATCTCCTACTGA
- the LOC100117899 gene encoding uncharacterized protein LOC100117899 isoform X3: protein MGARRESVWWPWGTGTILLAALLLTGSGFVGAQPAKTGELPAYSMIKSLPDGEIQRIVRWNGICAREVAVDWGKTYLTLREIWLEGGRLKLNLVYQERILTDCTEELIKPGKEEDVCGSELQWASHVTEQQVKVKVSLYGNGTDRAAEAIPLEFPWLRSTLDEMRQRCALVQVPKSSSSRSRVAAVPAVQDEEKKSLVRSKRGIRELVIAPGTKWCGPHRLAYSYKDLGALDGLDRCCRRHDHCPRAIAPFSERYGLFNYMPFTLSHCGCDERFRTCLKMTGTSSANLIGKIFFNMVQTKCFALKPSKICVKRSWWGKCEKHEYKKQGYLRDNISY from the exons ATGGGTGCCAGGAGAGAATCGGTATGGTGGCCCTGGGGTACCGGTACGATTCTGCTGGCAGCTCTGCTGCTGACGGGATCGGGATTCGTCGGAGCTCAGCCCGCCAAAACCGGCGAGCTGCCGGCTTACTCGATGATCAAGTCCCTGCCGGACGGCGAGATTCAGAGGATCGTCAGGTGGAACGGGATCTGCGCCAGGGAGGTCGCCGTCGATTGGGG AAAAACTTACCTGACTCTCCGGGAGATATGGCTGGAAGGCGGCCGGCTGAAGCTGAACCTGGTTTATCAGGAGCGCATCTTAACCGACTGCACAGAGGAGCTAATTAAGCCCGGCAAAGAGGAAGACGTCTGCGGCTCGGAGCTACAGTGGGCCAGCCATGTTACCGAACAGCAGGTCAAAGTCAAGGTCAGCCTTTACGGAAACGGCACCGATCGAGCCGCCGAGGCGATACCGCTGGAATTCCCTTGGCTGAGGTCCACCCTCGACGAGATGAGACAACGCTGCGCACTCGTGCAAGTTCCTAAATC cagcagcagcagaagtcGAGTAGCCGCAGTTCCAGCGGTGCAGGACGAGGAGAAAAAGTCATTGGTCCGCTCGAAACGGGGAATCCGCGAACTGGTCATAGCGCCGGGTACCAAGTGGTGCGGGCCCCATAGATTGGCCTACAGCTACAAGGACCTCGGCGCCTTGGACGGACTGGACAGATGCTGCCGTCGCCACGACCATTGTCCCCGAGCCATCGCGCCCTTCTCCGAGAGATACGGACTGTTCAATTACATGCCCTTCACCCTCAGCCACTGCGGCTGCGACGAAAG ATTCAGAACGTGTCTAAAGATGACGGGAACGTCGTCGGCGAACCTGATCGGCAAGATTTTCTTCAACATGGTCCAGACGAAGTGCTTCGCGCTAAAACCGTCGAAGATCTGCGTGAAACGATCCTGGTGGGGGAAATGCGAGAAGCACGAATACAAGAAGCAGGGATACCTGCGAGACAACATCTCCTACTGA